One genomic region from Rosa rugosa chromosome 1, drRosRugo1.1, whole genome shotgun sequence encodes:
- the LOC133724712 gene encoding uncharacterized protein LOC133724712, with the protein MHLTQQHSGETVSSMGLYSYVVRLKNRRRTQKKDNIYWWGDVKAKRKKKAKEIEERLKEAEKKEKEEKEKQMKASLPEAEIKRLEQMVAQQKLDDVREDVLEAIRQMDAAENAQINKEQEEKQLPPEVVDWEESKVYNFMDQDTKRRVQKYWQNAPSGVYFWDGRQYGAQVSRQDLKDMIMDEPIASNCIECYGILLTDQLLEKQSQGLDVPTFMNPLCWVSSGTIINLHSKQIILN; encoded by the exons ATGCACCTTACACAGCAACATTCTGGTGAAACGGTATCATCAATGGGTCTCTACTCTTACGTTGTGAGATTAAAGAATAGGAGAAGAACACAGAAAAAGGACAACATTTACTGGTGGGGGGATGTGAAAGCAAAAcgaaagaagaaagcaaaggagattgaagagagattgaaagaggctgaaaagaaagaaaaagaagaaaaagaaaagcagaTGAAGGCCTCACTGCCAGAGGCTGAAATTAAAAGGCTAGAACAGATGGTAGCACAACAGAAGTTGGACGATGTACGAGAGGATGTTCTGGAAGCAATAAGACAGATGGACGCTGCAGAAAATGCACAAATCAATAAAGAGCAAGAAGAGAAACAGCTACCTCCTGAGGTCGTAGACTGGGAGGAGAGCAAAGTATACAATTTTATGGACCAGGACACCAAGAGGAGAGTCCAGAAATACTggcaaaatgcaccatcagg AGTATACTTCTGGGATGGAAGACAGTATGGAGCACAGGTTTCAAGACAGGATTTAAAAGACATGATCATGGATGAACCGATAGCAAGCAATTGCATCGAATGTTATGGAATTCTCTTGACTGATCAGCTGTTGGAGAAACAATCACAAGGCTTGGATGTCCCAACTTTTATGAATCCCTTATGTTGGGTAAGTAGTGGAACGATTATCAATCTACATTCAAAGCAAATAATTCTTAATTGA